TCCTCCTCTCCGTCAGCAGCAACGACAGCGGCCAGCACGGCCCGGTGCCTCGGCAGctcccgcccccgccgcccctcaCCGCGGCACCGGgcacggccccgccgcgccgccggggGATGCTCCGGGGGCCCCCGTCCGCACCTGCCGCCTTACCTGGGCTCCCACGCGCGGCGGGGCTCTTCCGCCGGGCCCGGAGCTCTGCGGAGGCGAGACCGCGGTGAGGGGCGCGCCGCCACCGGGCCTGCCCCGAGgcgcccgcagccgccgccgccgctcccgcccgcccccgccgccgccccgcccgcgtccgcccgcgccgccgctccGCCCCCCGCACCTGGAGGCCGGGCCGGAGCGGGGCAGGCGCTGCCGTGCGGTCCCGCTCACCGTCCGCACCCGCCGGTCCCGATCACGGTCCCGGTCCGGGCGCGGCCGCAGCGCCGCCGAGGTTCGCGGAGCGCGGCTGCCGCCTCGCGCCGGTCCGCGCCGGCCAGCCCCGCCCCCGTGCTCTCCTATTGGCCGCGCGCCCAGGCTAACGGCGAGATCGCGTTCTCATTGGCTGCGCCGGCCGTCAATCGAGAAGCTCCGCCCCCCCCGCGCGCTGCCGGTGAGGCGCGGCGGCTGCTTGGAtacggcggcggcggcgccgcggggAGCGAGACCAGcccgtctgtctgtccgtctgtctgtcccgCGCGGCCGCCTGCGCGCACGGCCCtacccctgcccctgccccgcgGTGCCGCGGCGTCCGCTCTCGCCCCGCCCGCCATCACGTCCCCATCACTGCCGGTGTAAGAGTGCCGCACCTCGGCCAGCATGAGAACACCGGCTGCGCGCTGACCGGGCTCCGGCGGCTCCCAGAGAGCGGGGGCGGCAGCCGCAGCACCGAGCGGCTCCCgcggggctgcagccccagagcccggGGCCGGCCGTGCCTCCCGCCCTGCCTGTCAGCGCCCCGGCCGGGACCACCGTGCCTCCCGCGGGGGGCGCGCGGCGCAGGCTCCTCCCCCCGCCCTGCGCGCGTTGGTACGGTCCGGCCGCGGCACCGCCCCTCTGCCTGCGCCGCTTCCGCCTTtccgccccgcgccgcccgccaTGGTGAGAGAACCGGGCCGGCCGTCGGGAATCCGCTGGCATCCTGCGGGAAAGGCTCCGGGATCTACCGGGATCCCGCGGGAACGGCACCGGGATGCACCGGCATCCCGCGGGAACGGCCGCCGGGCATCCACGGGCATCCCGCGGGAACGGCACCCGGGCATCCATGGGCATCCCGCGGGAACGGCACCCGGCCATCCCCCCCGTCCCACCGGGCCCGGGAATCCCGGCCGTCCGCCCACATCCCACCGGGCCCTGGGCCCGCACATTCGCGCCGCGGGGGCTGAGGGCGGGCGGGACGCGGGCCCGGGGGTCGGGCGGGGGCACTGACGGCCTGTCCGCCGCCCGCAGGCCAAGATCAAGGCCCGAGACCTGCGcgggaagaagaaggaggagctgctgaagcagCTGGAGGATCTCAAGGTGGAGCTGTCGCAGCTGCGCGTGGCCAAAGTGACCGGCGGGGCCGCCTCCAAGCTGTCCAAGATGTGAGTGGGGCCGGGGCCgagggcagctgggcagtgccCCGGGTCCCGGGCACCGTGCCTGAGAGCCGCTCCcgcaggctgtgctggctgctgctctggaaaagaaaaacctgaaatCGCGCGTGGGAGAGGAGCGCATCTCCCTAGGCCTGAGGGCCGGTGCGCGTCTGTGCTCGGAggggctgggccgggcgctgccggtGTTGGCTGTAGCGGGGCTCAGTGTGGGGGCTCCGGAGCACACGCGGGTTCTGCACCTGGGGTtcggccctggagctgctgctgcacggTGTGCTCACATCCCTCTCTTTCCCACCTGTAGCCGAGTGGTGCGCAAATCCATCGCCAGGGTGTTGACCGTCATCAACCAGACCCAGAAGGAGAACTTGAGGAAGTTCTACAAGGTAAGGACAGGCGTTTTCCATAAGTGGCCTTTGCATTCTTGCCGTTCACAATTACAAAGTTTCTGGGAAGGATTGCTACTGAAAAGCTTGAAACTCAATGAAAAACTATAATTTATGTTCAGTTTAAAGTTCTGTGGTCATGGTTGCTTTTTAAATATTAGTGCAAGAGTTCTGCAAGCTTGGTGTGTCTCCTATTGCAGGAGAGTCCTCTGGCAGTATCGCTTCTGTGGGGGTGGACTTGCTGGGACATGTGGTTTGCAGAAATTCAGATACTCTTATTTTCAATTTAATCATCTCACAGGTGACCAAGAAATTCTATATGGTTCTGTAATTTTTAGACTATCACTTCCTGCAGTTTGAGTTAGATCGTATTGGTTGGGGAAAAAAGATCTTTTCAAGGGGTGCTGGATAAGTGGGGCTTGTAAGATTAGGCCATACTTAAACCTgagtcagagctgctgcaaaagTCAATGCACTTGTAATTCCCAGTGGAGGGGAGTctcctgagctcagctgctgtgtgtcTTTGCAAACAGGGCAAGAAGTACAAGCCCCTGGATCTGCGGCCCAAGAAGACGAGGGCCATGCGGCGCAGGCTCAACAAGCACGAGGAGAACCTGAAGACCAAGAAGCAGCAGCGAAAGGAACGATTATACCCAGCCCGGAAATTCGCCATCAAGGCATAGCCCCGGGCCAGCTGCACTCGGGGCAGGATGGCTCATTAAATGCAGTTTGCTTTGGAAGTGTCACTGGTGGTTTATTTGGGGGTGGTGGGTAAGGAGCCCATAAAGGAATCATCAGCCTAATGGAGGGAAATGGGAGGGTTCACAGAAAGTGTGCGACTGCTAATGGAAATACAGACCTGGCAGTTTATTTGCCTCTGAGGAACAGGCAGTGAATGGGTACAGATCTGTGAGGCTGCTTCATCCAAACAGGTATTGATCTAGAATGGAAGCTTTTCACAAATGTTGGTAGTCAGTCGATATTTATCACTATTGATCATGGTTTAAATTTTTATCTTGTGCCACTATTGAAGGTTTAATAGAAAAAGATTAAATTAGCTGAGGGATTTCACGGGACATCGTGGAAACTTGTCAGCACTTGGTTCAGATCCCTGGGCAGCTCGGGGTGGGAGGGATAGTGCCACACCAGGTGTTctctgtgtgggtctgggtgctgctgagggCACGTGAGCTTGGGGTATGAAAGAGAACTGAACTCCCAGGGCATCCGTGGCCTCACAATTCCACACTTCTTTATACCTGCAAAGCACAGCACGGGTTAAATGGTTTGTCCCCCATGGAGTTCATTGGGACTCAGAGATGGAGCTGCAATTCCAAAAGCCTTTTTTGGTTCTGATTGTGAGCAAGAGttccacagtgctgctggagcgTGAGGGCTGCAGCACTCATGGTTTGAATTAGTGCAGCCAATGCATTCGAACATAAAAAATTGCCTATCCATTAGGGAGTTCCTAGATTGGATCCAGATTCTGTTTAGGAAAAATGTCTTAATTCTGCTCCCTCAATTAAGGATTTTTAAGCCTCAAGCTGGTTTTATCCAGAGAGGCCCGATCACGTGCGGTGCAGGGAGTTTTCCCTACATGGCGGCCTTGCGAGGGTGGCTGCGCTGTGATgtcacctgggctgtgctggctctgtccctgttTGGATGGGGTGCGTGGGACGTGTCTGGCAGGAGAGGAGCGGGGCTGGCACGGCGCTGGGCCGGGCAGGCTGCGTGTGGGAACGGCTCcttggctgggctctgctcccaggcagggTCACAGGGCCGTGTCTGCGTCCGTGTGTCCTGCCGggcctcagagctgctccagggagcatcagctgcttgtcccccaggagcaggagcacccTGTGAGGATCCCAGATCTGCTCACTGCCATCCCAGGAGCTGATGCTGGAGACAGAGAGGGGTtggtccctgtgctgggagcgaggcaggctggggcaggtggTGCTGCCAGATCGTGCCTGGCTGCATTCGGGCTTCTCTTGGGAgagctgtgtgccctgtgctgctccagcagcacagctcagggagcctggcagctctgccagtgctCCCGACAGCATGGCAAAGCAAGCACGGCCCAAACTCTGCCTGCAGAGACCGGTGAGTGCCAGGGTGTGCTCCAGGTGTCACCTTCCACCCCAGCCACAGGAGCACTGCTGAGAGAGGATCTGCTGTCTCAAGGATCCAGTCAGTACAGATCACTGGCATGCCAATCAAGAGGGtgggaaacagaaaaatggggaaaaaccccaactgAGCAGGCTCTGAACGTCCAGGAGCCATCCCCATGCTGAGCGGGAGGCAGTACTGGAGAACAGCTCAGCTTCAGTTTGGGCACAGCCCTCAACGGCCATTTGAGGAGGTGAACATGTTTCTGGCACTGCACTAAATCCTGGGGCTGAATTACTCCATCCACCCATAGCTGTGTGACAAAACCAACCAGTCTGGCCCTTCCATCAGAGCTGCCCTGTCCTGTCACAGGAGACGTCCTGCAGACAAGCAGCCCTTTAAGTGACCAGGAACAACAGAGTGATTGAGAGGACACAGAGGTGAAGTGATGAGCTTCCTTCAGGGCACAGGTGGAGAACACTCTTGTTCCTGCTGTGAGAGcaaggcctgtcctgcctggGGTCTCGGTGGTCTGTGCTGGTTCCCTCTTTGCCAGCCAGCCCCAGAGGGTGCCCATGGTgccccagctccctggcagAAGCCACTGCTGTCAGCACTGAGTGAACTCTCTGGCCTTGCTGGTCCCCAGAGGAGGGAGGCCAGGGACAGGAACCCCCAGGGAAGGGCCACCCACTCCCCAGAGCACCCCAGTGTGCACTGCCTCTGTGGGGACCACAgcatgtcccctgtgtccctgcaggccgTGTggcccctgtgtccctgcaggctctggggtcgGTGTGGGACCCCGCCATGCTGCAGCGCTGACCCCCCAGCTGCCCACACCAGCCCTGGGTTAACACTGGTGTTTGCCGAGCCTCAGAAACTCAAACTGTTTATTTGCTCCTTGTAACTGAAGATgtccctcagcactgcagaggtTTCCTGGGAAAAGACGTTCTtcaacaaataaataatttcccGGGTGGGGATGAggacagaggagcagctgctggctggctgcagggcacggcccagggctgctgctgctgcagagggagcCCTGGCCCTGTGCCCTGGAACACATCCAGCAGGACCAGATGtttctgcccagcacagcaggaccgGCCCGGAGGGGATGGTGTCAgtgggagctggcagcacccACTCCTGGACCCCATTCTGCAtctgggggctggggaggaggggctgcacagggccagAGGCAGATGTGAGCTGTATAATCACTGTCCTTTAGGATGGAAAACACCCTCAAGACTGAGTCCAACTGTAAACCAAATATTGCTGAGGAAAGCCCACCTCCCTTGGCTTGCTGCAATGGACAATCCGCAGGTCTCCTAACGCTCCTGGCATTGCTCCTGTCACGGCTCCTGTCACcttcctcctccagcacagtccttggctgctgccactgggctggccctggtTTCTGCACACAGTGGGACACGGAGGGACATGACAAGGGCTTTGTGGGCAGGGAGCTTGGGAGTGaccagctgtgcccaccccagTGCTCTCGGTGTGCCGTGCCCGCCCCAGTGCCCTCGGTGTGCCACACCTGCCCCAGTGCCCTTGGTGTGCCATGCCCGCCCCAGTGCCCTCGGTGCGCCATGCCCACTCCGGTGCCCTCAGTGTGCCATGCCTGCCCCGGTGCCCTCGGTGTGCCACACCTGCCCCAGTGCCCTCGGTGTGCCATACCTGCCCCGGTGCCCTCGGTGTGCCGTGCCCACCCCGGTGCCCTCGGTGTGCCGTGCCTGGCACAGcgtgctgggggagctggccCTGCGTGGCTGCGTGCGAGCAGCGTgtctggggcagctgggatcaCAAGCCCCGGGCTGTGAGGCCTGGCAGGAAAATGCCTCATCCCGCTGGCCTCACAGATGGCCTGGGTCTGCCCGGGGCAGCCGCCCGCGCTGGCCCTGAATGCCTGAATGCCCGTTTTGTTGGCCACTCTGGGGGAGGACTTGCCCCAcgctgccctggtcctgctgctccaTGAATGCGGGCAGTGTGTGCGCAGAGACACAGCTCCCGCCCGCCTGGGggcacccagggctgggggctgctgcctgctggctcctggctccCAGCCAGCCCGGCTGAGCATCCCTAGGGAGATGGAgacagcccctgcagcaggctgagcagagcccgGCCATGAgagcccctgctctgtgccgtgccgtgccgtgccagggaaggggtgtgtgcaggtgcaccctgcctgccccaggggctgccaTGGCGAGGTGGCTGCTGTGGAGCTGGTGCTGCGAGCCTGGGAAAGGTTTCTGTTTCCACTGGTGAGTGAGTCAGCGGCGGCACCGCCAAGGCCGTggctcccctcccttccctccgGCCACCACCCgctgcccagcccttcccacagctgctcGGGGTCGTCAGCCTTGGcacctgtgtccccatgtcacaCCACGTCCCTGCACCTCCCCGCAGCTCCTGGAGACTAACCAGAGGCCCTGGTGGCACCGACGTTCTCCCACCAAACATGTCCCAGCATGGGCAATAAATGGGTgggggcacagcaagagggCTGTGGTGCTGGCACTGAGCATTCTGCTCCCCGGGGATGACCTGGGGGCTACTGGCATGGCTGGGCACCATGTCCCAGGCAGAGCCGTCTGCCAAGCCCCCGGTCctggagcctggcagtgcccagacagctgagctgtgggggatccaggcagaggcagctcctgaggTGGAACAAGAACTGAAGTTTTGGTGCACCCTCAATGGTGCCAACAGACTGCAACCATGGCCAGGATGCCACCTGCCCACTGCACATCCTGCCCACCCAAAGACTGGCCAGCCCCGGCTCAGCTCAGCACTGGGCTGGCACCGTGGGGAGAGCAGGACGCCAGCAAGGAGGCAAAACCACCACAAACAAACCAGCCCGGCCAGTAACTGAGAAGGGGGCGGGGGGATCAGGGCTCGCTGCCCGGCTGCACCGAGCACAGGAGGAGATTTTGGGCACCAGAGCCACCTGCCCAGATGGCCTCAGCTGCCCTTCCCCAGGCGCCACATCGCTGTCACGGGGGCTTCGAGCACCACAGccccccagcatccctgcctCAAGCTTCATTTGATGCTTGCTGCTGAACTGAGAGATTTTAATCTTTTAATCACGTTATGAGCCGAGGTGGTGCCGGCCACGCACAGGAGGAATGTCTGGAAGTCAGCAGCTCCTGTCGCAGCGGGAGCCCATCCTGCCCCCACCCACACGTCCCCACTTGGGGacccctgctctccccagcctggcttGTCCTGCGGCTGAGCTGGGACCAGAGACCAGGACCAGCCTGGGGCCCGTGCCAGAGCAAGGATCGGCTCACAAAGAGCTGCTGGGACTGGAGCTCCCCACCGCAGCCCGAACACAAGGAGTGCTCTGACCGTGCGGGTTTCACTCCTCCCTTGCCGTGTTTTCTGAGCGAGGGGAGCGGAGGGGTGTCCGCAGCCCAGCCCGGCACAGCGCGGAGCCGCGGCAGCCCCTGCGGAAGAACAACAAAGCCCTGGAATTAGAGATGTGCTGGGAGTTTACTTTACCAcaaaaaaatgtcagaaatCCGTTTTGTTTGTACAGGGATTTGCTGGGGATCGCTAGATAAAAGCCTGGCAGGGACCAGCCGAGGGGAAAAGTCGGCCGGCTCCTTTTTGGTGGCGAGAACCCACGGCCGAGAGAGGGGACAGCGCCTGGCCAGCGTGGGGGctcggggcagggcaggggcaggggcagggcaggggcaggggcaggggcaggagaaggggcaggggcaggggcagggacagggacagggagggatggggacggggagcacccaccctgcccagctccaggacAAACGACAACACACGCAGCCCGCTCTCACATCTGTTATGTTTTAGTACTGCTCATGTCTAAAATGACCAAAACCAAGCCAAGCGCTCACAGCCCCTCTCACACGGAGTGAGAGCCCCGAGGGTGCCCTGGCCAGTGCTGGGTGCGGGCAGGGGTGTGGGCAGGTGAGAGGGCAGGTGAGAGGGCAGGGGTGAGGGCAGGTGAGAGGGCAGGTGTGCGGGTTTCTGTGCAGGCAGGACACCCCAGGCAGGCTCCTCCATGCCTGCTGCCGAAGGGGACTTGCACAGCTCCAGTGAATGCATTTAAATAACAAACTCATGATCAGCAAAAGCAAAGGCATCTTAACCACACTTCCTAAAATAGCGACTGGCACCTGTTCCGGGCGCCGGGCAGTGGGGGGCCCGCGGGGCTGGGCGCGCGCGGGGCACGGGGCTGGCACTGGCCCTGGCACGGCTGGCAGCGCTGGATGGCACACGCGGTGCCCGGGCTGGGGGCAGCGCAGGAGGCGCTCGGGGCGCTGCCGCAGGGCGGGCGGGCGGTGCCAGCAGCGGCAGAGCCACGCGGGGCTGGGCTCCTCTGTGGCCCCGGGAAGGCGATGCTGGCCGAGCTGCCACGGCCCCGGGGCCACGTCGTCACAGGGGTGGCTGtctgctgggggctgctctgaCGGGCTCCCCATGCCCTGCAGCACGGTGGGCATGGGGCAGGTGGTGGCCAGAGCAGATGGGGAAGGTTTTGAGGGGGAAGCTGAGCTCttgccacagccctggctggagtgggggtgccagggccaggctgcGTCAGGGTGCCCCAGCCAGGGTGGGTGCAGGAGTGCAGAGGGACCCGCCCGGGCACTCAGACCACGAAGCTGAGCCCGTAGGTCATCTGATGGCCGTTGTCCCAGGCATagagcaccttctccttggggTTGTAGTCGACCTGCGTGGTGAAGGAGTAGTGGTTGAGGAAGGCCAGCCGGAGCTCTGCCTCCGTGTCTGTGTGCGTGTCGAAGGCATAGGAGATCTGCCCTTCCTTCTGGCTGTAGGTGTCCACAGCATAGAGGATGCCACAGATGATGAAGCAGTTCCCGTAGGCGTTGCGCTTCAGCCCCGTCTTCCAGGTGGTTTCCTTGCGCACCGAGAGGTCCACGGGGTCCAGCCGGCTGAGGACGATCACCTCCTGCTGGGAGTAGTCATAGTCCACCGAGGGGTAGATGACCCAGAGTCCGCTCTCATCCACGGCGAAGTCGATGTCCGAGTGGCCCCTCCACTTCCAGGGCGTGGTGTCCTCGTACACCACGTCGTGGAGCTGCGCCCAGCCCGCCACGTAGCGCTCCTTCAGGTCGTACTTGATGATGTTCTTGGTGAAGGCACGGTTGTAGTAGAAGGCCCCCCTGTACACCACGTGCCCCGTGCCAATCCAGTTGTAGGGCAGCTTGTAGAGGTTGCTCCAGCGGCCTGTGGGTGGGTGGGAGAGGTGTTGGGACCCTCCACAGCCCAGGGGTCCCATGCACGACGGCCAGAGCATGCTGGCAGCAGAAGGGGCCTTGTGTCACCCTTGCTGCCCTCTGGATGCTCCCCTCAGCTGCCCACCGccccagggcccagcacagctggtgtCACCCACCTAGGGGCAGCCAGGGCCCCTGTGCCCGCTCGGCCGCTCGCCCCTCACCCTGCTTGAAGCTGTCGAGGCTCCTGAACTCCACCAGGCTGTTGCCATAGTAGTAGTTGGTGACGTAGATGCGGTCATCCTTGGCTGCCGGGTCCTTCATCCAGGCCCCCTCGTTGCGCCCGTAGCTGTGGTGCTCCCTGGGGGGCTGCACGGCCTCGATGGTGCCTTCGCACTCCGCCTCCTTCACTGGGTGCgagggggaggaagaggaaggcttatccctgccctggcacccgacccctgctccttcccacgGCAGATTCCTGCTGGCTCAGCTTGGCAGGGCACCGGGAGCGCGGGGCTGGGTGCCCTCCAGGCTGGGTGCCCCCTGCCAGCCGCCCCTCTCACCCACCTCTGTTGGGTGTCTCGGGGTCCCCGGTGCTGTCGGTGCCCTGCCCGGGGGCGCTGCGGGCGGTGCTGCGGGGCACCGGGGCGGTGCTGGGCACGGCCGTGCTGCCGGGCACGGTGCTCTCCACCTGTGCAACAGCCTGGGCCGGGGTGCCCtcggctggggcgggcggggggcccctgtcctcctgctgctctggcacgGCCACCCCTCTCACAGGGCCCTCTGTGGGGGGACGAGCCGGGGgtcagtgtgtgtgcagggccGGGGGtcagtgtgtgtgcagagccGGGGGTCAGTGCATTTGTGGGGCCGGGGGTCAGTGTGTTTGTGGGGCCGGGGGTCAGTGCATTTGCAGGGCCGGGGGTCAGTGCatttgtggggctgggggtcagtgtgtttgtggggctgggggtcagtgtgtgtgcagggccGGGGGTCAGTGCATTTGCAGGGCCGGGGGTCAGTGCATTTGTGGGGCCGGGGGTCAGTGCATTTGTGGGGCCGGGGgtcagtgtgtgtgcagggccGGGGGTCAGTGTTTTTGCAGGGCCGGGGgtcagtgtgtgtgcagggccGGGGGTCAGTGCatttgtggggctgggggtcagtgtgtttgtggggctgggggtcagTGT
This genomic stretch from Ammospiza caudacuta isolate bAmmCau1 chromosome 21, bAmmCau1.pri, whole genome shotgun sequence harbors:
- the OLFML2A gene encoding olfactomedin-like protein 2A, whose product is MRALLLPALLLPALAAVRGAATALGDTDQVRMTSEGSDCRCKCILRPLSRDACSRVRSGSARVEDFYTVETVSSGADCRCSCTAPPSSLNPCENEWKMEKLKKQAPELFKLQAMVDLLEGTLYSMDLMKVHSYISKVVAQMNTLEETIKTNLSRENDFMKESVQHLTDQMKRYENYSDIMISIKKEISNLGYQLLQKDAAAIPESKAQDTTGGREKEAGRYPSPRKALGDRAAPRAPKEKPLKPEKPKKENTKAKAGSQPTAKPKPVAQQQTVVRGITYYKVGQGAAEGPAGSREGPVRGVAVPEQQEDRGPPPAPAEGTPAQAVAQVESTVPGSTAVPSTAPVPRSTARSAPGQGTDSTGDPETPNRVKEAECEGTIEAVQPPREHHSYGRNEGAWMKDPAAKDDRIYVTNYYYGNSLVEFRSLDSFKQGRWSNLYKLPYNWIGTGHVVYRGAFYYNRAFTKNIIKYDLKERYVAGWAQLHDVVYEDTTPWKWRGHSDIDFAVDESGLWVIYPSVDYDYSQQEVIVLSRLDPVDLSVRKETTWKTGLKRNAYGNCFIICGILYAVDTYSQKEGQISYAFDTHTDTEAELRLAFLNHYSFTTQVDYNPKEKVLYAWDNGHQMTYGLSFVV
- the RPL35 gene encoding large ribosomal subunit protein uL29, with protein sequence MAKIKARDLRGKKKEELLKQLEDLKVELSQLRVAKVTGGAASKLSKIRVVRKSIARVLTVINQTQKENLRKFYKGKKYKPLDLRPKKTRAMRRRLNKHEENLKTKKQQRKERLYPARKFAIKA